The DNA region GGCACATTGCCGGTGGCCTCGGCGTCGAAGGGCAGATAGGCCCGCGCCGGATCGGTCGCGGTGCTGAGGCTGCCGCCCGCGACGTGGGAGGCCCAGCCCCACGGGTCCAGTGCGGAATCCACGCCCCCGGTGACCACCAGGGGCGTCCCGCGCCGCACCGTGCGCCGGGCGTGCCCGACCGCGTCCAGGCCGCCGGCCTGTTCGGCGACCAGGGCGCTGCTGGGTCCGCGCATGCCGTGCCGGATGGAGATCTGCCCGGTGTTGACCGCGTAGAACCAGGCGAACGACTCGTAGACGCTGACATGCTCGGAGCCCATCGACCACAGCTTGTTGAACTCGCGATGGGTGAATTCGAAACCGCCCGAAGCGTTTCCGGTCACCACACCCATGTCGTAATCGGTCAGTTCGGCGGTGTCGACCTTCGCGTCGTCCAGCGCCCACTGCGCCGCCACCAGAGCGAGTCGGGTGGAGATGTCGGTCTGCGGCAGCAGCCGACTCGGAAGATGTTGCGCGGCCTGGAAATCCGCGATCTGCCCGGCCAGGCACGCGCCCGACCCGGTGGTGTCGAACCGGGTCAGCGGCCCGATGCCGCCTCGACCGGCCAACACCGCCTCCCAGA from Nocardia tengchongensis includes:
- a CDS encoding ketosynthase chain-length factor, with amino-acid sequence MSVVTGVGVIAPNGLGTEPFWEAVLAGRGGIGPLTRFDTTGSGACLAGQIADFQAAQHLPSRLLPQTDISTRLALVAAQWALDDAKVDTAELTDYDMGVVTGNASGGFEFTHREFNKLWSMGSEHVSVYESFAWFYAVNTGQISIRHGMRGPSSALVAEQAGGLDAVGHARRTVRRGTPLVVTGGVDSALDPWGWASHVAGGSLSTATDPARAYLPFDAEATGNVPGEGGAMLVLEDPEAARARGVPHVYGEIAGYAQTFDPPPGSGRPSGQRRAIELALTDAGVTPADVDVVFADAAGLPEQDRAEAAALEAVFGAAGVPVTATKPLTGRLFSGAGPLDIVTAVLAMRDSVIPPTAGTLTPAPEYRIDLVRGDARPATIETALVLARGRWGFNSAVVVRSVDQ